Proteins encoded within one genomic window of Nordella sp. HKS 07:
- a CDS encoding ABC transporter permease, with protein sequence MIWRLVVAAFLLFMLGPILLVVLFSFGSNALIGFPMGELTFDWYAKLARDTGFHSAFWTSLIVALATAILATVTGTCAALALTKAAPNVVKSALAALSLPVLLPPLVVAIAIVVLFVRGLGLGLGLPVVILGHILVAQPFVILIVMARLARFDQATVDAARDLGASRWNAFRLVTLPQIASALIGAALVSAAISLDDFIIASFTIGGGNTISTFVWGKMRTTLDPSINAIATILLVLTVGLSALALKVSKYKG encoded by the coding sequence ATGATCTGGCGTCTCGTCGTCGCGGCGTTTCTTCTCTTCATGCTGGGGCCGATCCTGCTCGTCGTGCTGTTCTCCTTCGGATCGAATGCGCTGATCGGCTTTCCGATGGGCGAGCTCACTTTCGACTGGTATGCGAAGCTCGCGCGCGACACGGGCTTCCATTCCGCCTTCTGGACCAGCCTGATCGTCGCGCTGGCGACGGCGATCCTCGCCACCGTCACCGGCACCTGCGCGGCGCTCGCCTTGACGAAGGCGGCGCCCAATGTGGTGAAGAGCGCCCTTGCCGCTCTGTCGCTGCCGGTGCTGTTGCCGCCGCTGGTGGTGGCGATCGCCATCGTGGTGCTCTTCGTGCGCGGCCTAGGGCTGGGGCTTGGCCTGCCGGTCGTCATCCTGGGCCACATTCTGGTGGCGCAGCCCTTCGTCATCCTGATCGTCATGGCGAGACTGGCACGCTTCGATCAGGCGACCGTCGATGCGGCGCGCGATCTCGGCGCCTCGCGCTGGAACGCTTTCCGGCTCGTCACGCTGCCGCAGATCGCCAGCGCCCTCATCGGCGCCGCGCTCGTCAGTGCCGCCATCTCGCTCGATGATTTCATCATCGCCTCCTTCACCATCGGCGGCGGCAATACGATCTCGACCTTCGTCTGGGGCAAGATGCGCACCACGCTCGATCCCTCGATCAACGCGATCGCGACTATCCTTCTGGTGCTGACGGTGGGGCTCTCGGCGCTGGCGCTCAAAGTGAGCAAGTATAAGGGGTGA
- a CDS encoding ABC transporter permease, with translation MMRRLILLLVPSFAVLIGIFAIPVMLLFAVSFWSVKSFKLQPDFSFAAWQRFLSVYGDLTIYTLAIGLAVGFLCTSLGFVFAYAARFKAGRFGDLLLVATLITLFGGYLVKIYAWKSILGADGLLNQALMGLGLTDQPLAILIYSRGAVIVALVHFLLPFAILPIYAALRNVSEATVEAARDLGASGAQVLSRVIVPQCLSGLFSAFAFCFLLAAGDYVTPMLLGGTSGSMLGQFVLLEFSTNFNWPAGSAMSFGLLFACLLVIGALAALGSRMMRHRQGGAAS, from the coding sequence ATGATGCGCCGCCTCATCCTGTTGCTCGTCCCTTCCTTCGCCGTGCTGATCGGCATCTTCGCGATCCCGGTGATGCTGCTTTTCGCGGTGAGCTTCTGGTCGGTGAAGAGCTTCAAGCTGCAGCCCGACTTCTCATTTGCCGCCTGGCAGCGTTTCCTCAGCGTCTATGGCGACCTGACGATCTACACGCTGGCGATCGGTCTCGCGGTCGGTTTCCTGTGCACCTCGCTCGGCTTCGTTTTTGCCTATGCGGCGCGCTTCAAGGCCGGGCGCTTCGGCGATCTCCTGCTCGTCGCCACACTCATCACACTGTTCGGCGGCTATCTGGTCAAGATCTATGCCTGGAAGTCGATCCTCGGCGCCGATGGTCTTCTCAACCAGGCGCTGATGGGGCTGGGCCTCACCGACCAGCCGCTCGCCATCCTCATCTATAGCCGCGGCGCCGTCATCGTGGCGCTCGTGCATTTCCTGCTGCCCTTCGCCATCCTGCCGATCTATGCCGCGCTGCGGAACGTCTCGGAAGCGACCGTCGAAGCGGCGCGGGACCTGGGCGCATCGGGCGCACAGGTGCTGAGCCGGGTCATCGTGCCGCAATGCCTGTCGGGTCTGTTCTCCGCCTTCGCCTTCTGTTTCCTGCTCGCCGCCGGCGACTATGTGACGCCGATGCTTCTCGGCGGCACCTCGGGCAGCATGCTCGGCCAGTTCGTGCTTCTCGAATTCTCGACGAATTTCAACTGGCCGGCCGGGTCGGCCATGTCCTTCGGCCTGCTTTTCGCCTGCCTCCTGGTGATAGGCGCGCTGGCGGCGCTCGGCAGCCGGATGATGCGGCACCGGCAAGGAGGAGCTGCGTCATGA